Proteins from a single region of Candidatus Zymogenus saltonus:
- a CDS encoding cyclase family protein produces the protein MVRYIELNHALADGMEAYPGLGNIEIGAHLDHERSRPNYDDKAEFYIGKISMVTNAGTYIDSPFHRHRDGADLSRIPLEKVAGIEGIVLDRKDSVGGPSNRPLNFVVDQSELTGRAVLIRTGLDGFWGEKKYLEEVPYLSREFVDLLISAKAALVGVDFLNVDDTTDKSRPVHTRLLKNEILIVENLRNLGGLPRDGFRFSAVPLRIVRGASFPVRAFAEVND, from the coding sequence ATGGTCAGATACATTGAGCTGAACCACGCCCTGGCGGACGGGATGGAGGCCTACCCGGGGCTCGGGAATATCGAGATCGGCGCCCACCTCGACCACGAGCGGTCGAGGCCGAACTACGACGACAAAGCGGAGTTCTACATCGGGAAGATCTCCATGGTAACAAACGCCGGCACCTATATAGACAGCCCCTTTCACCGCCACCGGGACGGCGCCGACCTGAGCCGGATACCCCTTGAGAAGGTCGCCGGGATCGAAGGGATCGTCCTCGACAGGAAAGATTCGGTCGGCGGCCCGAGCAACCGCCCCCTGAACTTCGTTGTCGACCAATCAGAGCTTACGGGAAGGGCCGTCTTGATCAGGACGGGACTCGACGGATTCTGGGGGGAAAAGAAGTATCTCGAGGAAGTCCCCTATCTCTCTCGGGAGTTCGTCGACCTTCTCATATCGGCAAAGGCGGCCCTTGTCGGGGTCGATTTCCTGAACGTCGACGACACGACGGACAAGTCGAGGCCTGTCCACACGAGGCTCCTCAAAAACGAGATACTCATTGTAGAAAACCTAAGAAATCTCGGCGGGCTCCCCAGGGACGGCTTCAGGTTCTCGGCCGTGCCGTTACGTATCGTCCGGGGGGCGTCCTTTCCGGTGAGGGCCTTTGCCGAGGTGAACGACTAG
- a CDS encoding methyltransferase domain-containing protein: MKRYLEFRFDIDDPDFVSSLDELSLWSSPFGLMLLENVPMRRGMAVLDVGCWTGFPLIELAERLGESSRVFGIDILTGSLKITNDKIRAKGVQNCGVVSGDGSSMPLKDNTFDLVVSNLGINNFEDPKAVLNESHRVLKPGGRMILTTNPVGHMREFYDCYRKTIRELKRNDLMDGLERHIGHRLTAKATTKIMKDAGFAITKVEKDSFAMRFIDGSSLFNHSLIRVGFLGGWKGVIPSGEAEEFFSALEANLNRIAERRGGLRLTVPMLYIEARKK, encoded by the coding sequence ATGAAAAGATACCTCGAATTCAGGTTCGACATAGATGACCCCGACTTCGTCTCCTCCCTGGACGAGCTATCCCTCTGGTCTTCCCCGTTCGGGCTGATGCTCCTCGAAAACGTACCGATGCGAAGGGGAATGGCCGTGCTCGACGTCGGGTGCTGGACAGGCTTCCCCTTAATCGAGCTGGCCGAGAGGCTGGGGGAGTCGTCGAGGGTCTTCGGAATCGATATTCTCACCGGCTCACTCAAAATAACAAACGACAAGATAAGGGCAAAGGGCGTGCAAAACTGTGGCGTCGTTTCGGGAGACGGCTCCTCGATGCCGCTCAAGGACAATACCTTCGATCTCGTCGTCTCGAACCTCGGGATCAACAACTTTGAAGACCCGAAAGCCGTTCTTAATGAGTCCCACCGCGTCCTTAAGCCGGGGGGAAGGATGATACTTACGACAAACCCCGTGGGCCACATGAGGGAGTTCTACGACTGCTACAGGAAAACGATCCGCGAGCTGAAGAGGAACGATCTCATGGACGGCCTTGAAAGACATATAGGGCACAGGCTGACGGCAAAGGCAACTACGAAAATCATGAAGGACGCCGGCTTTGCCATCACTAAAGTAGAGAAAGACTCCTTTGCCATGCGCTTTATCGACGGGAGCTCCCTTTTCAATCACTCGCTGATAAGGGTCGGCTTCCTCGGCGGCTGGAAGGGGGTCATCCCGTCGGGAGAGGCCGAGGAGTTTTTCTCCGCCCTCGAGGCGAACCTGAACAGAATCGCGGAGAGGAGGGGCGGGCTGAGGCTCACCGTGCCGATGTTATACATCGAGGCGAGGAAGAAATGA